A section of the Clostridium omnivorum genome encodes:
- a CDS encoding response regulator, producing the protein MIQVIIVEDDPMVREINSKFLERVEGFVLHKAVSNLEDAKKVISTKKPDLILLDVYLPKENGIDFLKWIRAQEMDIDIILITADKSIDRIQEAFRYGIIDYLIKPFSFERFKEALLQFKERYYKFKKNDVIEQKELDKLKASSNFSEKEDDFTKGLNKYTYRAIWDEIEKKSYNDFTAEELAEKLGIARVTVRRYLEFMEKENKIDKLVEYGKVGRPQYKYYKI; encoded by the coding sequence TTGATCCAAGTAATCATTGTTGAAGATGACCCTATGGTTAGAGAGATAAATTCTAAATTTTTAGAAAGAGTAGAAGGGTTTGTTTTGCATAAAGCAGTTTCAAACCTTGAAGATGCAAAAAAAGTAATATCCACTAAAAAGCCTGACTTGATATTGCTTGATGTTTACCTTCCTAAGGAAAATGGAATTGATTTTTTAAAGTGGATAAGAGCTCAAGAAATGGATATAGATATCATATTGATAACAGCAGATAAATCTATCGATAGAATTCAAGAAGCTTTTAGATATGGGATTATTGATTATCTAATAAAGCCCTTTAGTTTTGAAAGATTTAAAGAAGCACTTCTTCAATTTAAAGAGAGGTATTATAAATTTAAGAAAAATGACGTAATAGAGCAAAAGGAATTAGACAAGTTAAAGGCTAGTTCAAACTTTTCTGAAAAGGAAGATGATTTTACAAAGGGCCTTAATAAATATACTTATAGAGCCATTTGGGATGAGATAGAGAAAAAAAGTTATAATGACTTTACAGCTGAAGAACTAGCAGAAAAATTAGGAATTGCAAGAGTAACTGTGAGAAGATATCTTGAATTCATGGAAAAAGAAAATAAAATTGACAAGTTGGTTGAATACGGAAAGGTTGGAAGGCCTCAGTATAAATATTATAAAATATAA
- a CDS encoding response regulator: protein MKKVLIVDNSSYMRKFVKKVIEKGGSYSILEASGKEDAMEIFKSENPNIVILDLNISESAMEGMDVLTDMININSETAVIIASAIGHEEVKEKCIGLGAKNYIKKPIDTKILMKTLEECN, encoded by the coding sequence ATGAAAAAGGTATTAATTGTTGATAATTCTTCCTACATGAGAAAGTTTGTGAAAAAGGTTATTGAAAAGGGAGGCTCCTATTCTATTCTTGAAGCATCAGGTAAGGAAGATGCAATGGAAATATTTAAAAGTGAAAATCCTAATATTGTAATTTTAGATTTGAACATATCTGAATCCGCTATGGAAGGTATGGATGTGCTTACTGATATGATTAATATTAATTCTGAAACAGCAGTAATTATTGCATCAGCAATAGGACACGAAGAAGTTAAAGAAAAATGTATTGGACTTGGAGCAAAGAACTATATTAAAAAACCTATTGATACTAAAATATTGATGAAGACATTAGAAGAATGTAATTAG
- a CDS encoding NAD(P)-dependent malic enzyme, whose protein sequence is MNYFEESLKLHEEKVGKINVTSKVAVNTRDDLSLAYTPGVAEPCRKIHENKENVYKYTSKGNLVAVVTDGTAVLGLGDIGPMAGLPVMEGKAILFKEFADVDAFPICLDTKNVDEIVKAVKLIAPGFGGINLEDIGAPRCFEVEERLKKELDIPVFHDDQHGTAIVVLAGLINALKVVEKKIEDIKVVVNGAGAAGTAIAKLLLSSGVKNLIACDKVGILYKGIENVDEAKKELAKITNLDNIKGTLADALVGADVFIGVSAPGIVTQEMVRTMNKDSILFAMANPTPEIMPDDAKAAGARVIGTGRSDFPNQVNNVLAFPGIFRGALDVRAKEINEEMKIAAAYAIASMIKDEDLNDNNVIPYALDRTVAANVAEAIKEAARKSGAARV, encoded by the coding sequence ATGAATTATTTTGAAGAGAGTTTGAAGTTACATGAAGAAAAGGTTGGAAAGATCAATGTAACATCAAAGGTAGCAGTTAATACAAGAGATGACTTGAGTTTAGCGTATACACCAGGGGTTGCAGAACCTTGCAGAAAAATACATGAAAATAAAGAAAACGTGTACAAGTATACTTCAAAAGGAAACCTAGTTGCAGTAGTAACTGATGGAACTGCAGTATTGGGACTTGGAGATATAGGACCAATGGCAGGACTTCCGGTAATGGAAGGTAAAGCTATCTTATTCAAAGAGTTTGCTGATGTAGATGCCTTTCCTATTTGCTTAGATACTAAGAATGTAGATGAGATAGTAAAAGCTGTTAAGCTTATAGCCCCTGGTTTTGGAGGAATAAATTTAGAGGATATTGGTGCACCAAGATGCTTTGAAGTTGAAGAAAGATTAAAGAAGGAACTTGATATACCAGTGTTTCATGACGATCAGCACGGAACTGCCATAGTTGTGTTAGCAGGACTTATAAATGCACTAAAGGTTGTAGAAAAGAAAATAGAGGATATTAAGGTTGTAGTAAATGGTGCTGGAGCAGCAGGAACTGCAATTGCTAAGTTGCTATTATCTTCTGGAGTAAAGAATTTAATTGCTTGTGATAAGGTGGGGATTCTTTATAAGGGAATAGAAAATGTGGACGAGGCTAAGAAAGAACTGGCTAAGATTACAAACCTAGATAATATCAAGGGTACTTTAGCTGATGCACTAGTAGGTGCTGATGTATTTATAGGGGTATCTGCACCGGGAATTGTAACTCAGGAAATGGTAAGAACTATGAATAAGGATTCTATATTATTTGCTATGGCAAATCCAACCCCGGAAATAATGCCAGATGATGCAAAAGCAGCAGGAGCAAGAGTAATAGGTACAGGACGCTCGGATTTTCCAAACCAAGTTAATAACGTTTTAGCTTTTCCGGGAATATTCAGAGGGGCTTTAGATGTTAGGGCGAAGGAAATTAATGAAGAAATGAAAATAGCAGCAGCGTATGCTATTGCTTCAATGATAAAGGATGAAGACTTAAATGACAATAATGTAATTCCATATGCGTTAGACAGAACTGTTGCAGCTAATGTGGCTGAAGCAATAAAAGAGGCAGCAAGAAAAAGCGGTGCAGCAAGAGTATAA
- a CDS encoding ATP-binding protein produces MKKAMKLQTKLTLLIITVVFVSISIIISFVASWITENIESKARTNIMNTAEMIAHSKEVIDALNMKDPNRSINSYVNLQLKNLEQVEYITVADSEGIRYSHPNPEMIGKKFVGGDESRVVQMGETYISEATGTLGKSLRAFTPIYDEVNKKEIGFVSVGTLTHSIEIAKHKAILYIIFIGLGGLLVGIIGAIILANNVKNTLLGLEPEEITKLYNEKMGIIGAIHEGLVAVDLKGRITLINDSALKILHYENTVNKELIIGRNIEDVIPNTRMINVLETGEAEFEEEQRINNTIIMTNRIPIKNRGKIVGAIASFRDKTEVTRLAEELTGVKKMAWSLRAQNHEFMNKLHTIAGLIQLEEYEEALQFISDVAKIRSNISNILTENIKDVSLSALLLAKYNKAEECRVKLKIDVNSKLNKLPDYMTSEEIVSVIGNLIENSLDEVKNDGTGLIYLKIIQDEKFLNIEVKDNGSGIPLEYREKIYEQGFSTKEGQRGHGMYIVKKIIDDFNGMISFDANEGIQWDITIPMKMEEEKA; encoded by the coding sequence TTGAAAAAGGCAATGAAGCTGCAAACAAAGCTTACACTTTTGATAATCACAGTAGTATTTGTTTCTATATCTATAATAATTTCGTTTGTCGCCTCGTGGATCACCGAAAATATTGAAAGTAAGGCAAGAACAAATATTATGAATACAGCTGAGATGATAGCTCATTCTAAAGAAGTAATAGATGCACTCAATATGAAGGATCCTAATCGAAGTATCAACTCTTATGTAAATCTGCAGCTTAAGAATTTAGAACAAGTTGAGTATATCACTGTAGCAGACAGTGAAGGTATTAGATATTCTCATCCAAACCCTGAAATGATAGGAAAAAAGTTTGTAGGAGGGGATGAGAGTAGGGTAGTTCAAATGGGAGAAACATATATTTCTGAGGCTACGGGAACACTGGGAAAATCCTTGAGAGCATTTACTCCAATATATGATGAAGTAAATAAAAAAGAGATAGGCTTCGTTTCAGTAGGTACTCTTACACACAGTATTGAAATTGCTAAGCATAAAGCAATATTGTATATAATTTTCATAGGTCTTGGAGGCCTTTTGGTAGGAATAATAGGTGCAATTATATTAGCCAATAACGTAAAAAACACCTTACTTGGACTTGAGCCTGAGGAAATAACAAAACTTTATAATGAAAAGATGGGGATTATTGGTGCAATTCATGAAGGGCTGGTAGCTGTTGACCTTAAAGGGAGAATTACACTTATTAATGATTCGGCTTTAAAAATATTACACTATGAAAATACTGTTAATAAAGAGCTTATCATAGGAAGGAATATAGAGGATGTTATTCCAAATACACGCATGATAAACGTATTAGAAACTGGAGAAGCTGAATTTGAAGAAGAGCAAAGGATAAATAATACTATAATAATGACTAATAGAATTCCTATAAAAAATAGAGGAAAGATTGTAGGAGCTATTGCTAGTTTTAGAGATAAAACAGAGGTTACAAGATTAGCAGAAGAGCTCACAGGCGTTAAAAAGATGGCATGGTCCTTAAGAGCTCAGAACCATGAATTTATGAATAAGCTTCACACTATAGCGGGGCTTATTCAATTAGAAGAATATGAAGAAGCTCTACAGTTTATATCTGATGTAGCTAAAATAAGAAGTAATATAAGTAATATTTTAACAGAAAATATAAAGGATGTTTCGCTATCAGCTTTGCTGCTTGCTAAATACAATAAAGCTGAAGAGTGTAGAGTCAAGCTAAAAATAGATGTAAATTCAAAACTTAATAAGTTACCTGATTATATGACCTCTGAAGAGATTGTATCAGTAATTGGAAATTTAATAGAAAATTCTCTTGATGAAGTGAAAAATGATGGTACTGGTTTGATATATTTAAAAATAATACAAGATGAGAAATTCTTAAATATAGAAGTGAAAGATAACGGCAGTGGAATTCCATTGGAATATAGGGAGAAAATATACGAGCAGGGATTTTCAACAAAGGAAGGACAACGTGGTCATGGTATGTATATTGTAAAGAAAATAATAGATGATTTTAATGGAATGATAAGCTTTGATGCTAATGAAGGCATTCAATGGGATATAACTATACCAATGAAAATGGAGGAGGAAAAAGCTTGA
- a CDS encoding 2-keto-3-deoxygluconate permease yields the protein MQIPIKKTLDKIPGGMMVVPLFLGVLVNTFCPQVLKIGGFTTALFSSTASSTILACFMFLIGSQINFKLAPKALKKGAILISGKFIVGAGIGIFVGKVFGPAGVLGLSPLAILAALTNCNGGLYASLASQYGDETDVGAYALLSLKDGPFFTLVALGASGLAQVPFMALVAVMVPIVIGMILGNIDPDMRKFLGSSKMLLIPFFSFPLGAGMNLNTIVKAGGPGILLGVIAAFTGIGAFALLKLFKEEPVIGLATGSTAGNAVATPAAVAAADPTLAVVATMATAQVAAACVVSAILCPFIVTYAYKWLSNRKTKKLNNEAAA from the coding sequence ATGCAAATTCCAATTAAGAAAACACTTGATAAAATTCCAGGCGGTATGATGGTTGTTCCACTTTTTTTAGGGGTATTAGTTAATACTTTTTGCCCTCAAGTTTTAAAGATTGGCGGCTTTACAACAGCATTATTCAGTTCTACGGCATCATCAACAATTTTAGCTTGTTTTATGTTTTTGATTGGTTCACAAATTAATTTCAAATTGGCACCAAAAGCATTAAAAAAGGGTGCAATATTAATATCAGGTAAATTTATAGTAGGTGCTGGTATTGGTATATTTGTAGGAAAAGTTTTTGGACCTGCTGGAGTATTAGGGTTATCACCGCTGGCAATCCTTGCAGCATTGACAAACTGTAATGGGGGATTATATGCATCTCTTGCTTCACAGTATGGTGATGAAACTGATGTAGGGGCTTATGCTTTATTGTCTTTGAAAGATGGTCCATTTTTCACATTAGTTGCGTTAGGTGCATCTGGGCTTGCACAAGTTCCTTTTATGGCACTTGTAGCAGTAATGGTTCCAATAGTAATAGGAATGATTTTAGGAAATATTGATCCTGATATGAGAAAATTCCTTGGAAGTAGTAAAATGTTATTAATTCCATTCTTCTCATTCCCACTAGGAGCAGGAATGAACTTAAACACTATTGTAAAAGCAGGAGGACCTGGTATATTACTTGGAGTAATAGCTGCCTTTACTGGAATAGGAGCTTTTGCTTTACTAAAATTATTTAAAGAAGAGCCTGTAATTGGACTTGCAACAGGGTCAACCGCAGGAAATGCTGTAGCCACACCAGCTGCTGTTGCAGCAGCAGATCCAACATTAGCTGTTGTAGCAACAATGGCCACAGCGCAAGTAGCAGCAGCATGTGTAGTATCCGCTATCCTGTGCCCCTTTATTGTTACTTATGCATATAAATGGCTTAGTAATAGAAAAACAAAAAAACTTAACAATGAGGCAGCTGCATGA
- a CDS encoding ABC transporter ATP-binding protein, whose amino-acid sequence MAGQFSSSDVKVPSMNGRPVGGGANRFKPTAKPKNAKGTLMRIIRIYMRFAKTIFLAMLLTVFSSVISVAIPYFVGKTFNTFKIATRVVDTKALMRLLLIIAVLYAVNWLISCINGVVMLKVSQKLVFVLRTEFFEKMQVLPLEFYDTRSHGDTMSRITNDVDNISSTIAQTTTQLISSVLTLAGSFAVMIMLNVPLTLVVLLCIPLVTILTRTIASRSRVYFLEQQRSLGSLNGVIEENILGLKMVKAFGKQQDVLKQFKAINEKLNESSTKAQIWSGYMMPLMNVINNLTFTIVAFVGGILSVGYGLAIGTVVSFLSYSKQFAQPLNSVAGMFNTIQSALAGAERVFEILDSKEEPADSENAIYMEHPNGDVSFENVCFSYNKATPILKDVSFNVKAGEVVALVGETGAGKTTIVNLLTRFYDADSGRILIDNEPITNIKRNSLRKCFSVVLQDTCLFTGTIMDNIRYSQNDATDEQVIKAAKIAHAHDFIDKLPKGYYTMVSGAADNLSQGQRQLIAIARAVLCDSPILILDEATSSVDTKTEKDIQRAFLSLMKNRTSFLIAHRLSTIRDADHIMVIGNGQILEIGNHKTLMEKKGHYYEMVISQMGRLPSGA is encoded by the coding sequence ATGGCTGGACAATTTTCTTCGTCGGATGTAAAAGTACCATCTATGAATGGAAGGCCAGTAGGGGGCGGTGCAAACCGATTTAAACCAACCGCAAAGCCTAAAAATGCTAAGGGTACGCTAATGCGTATTATAAGGATATATATGCGCTTTGCAAAAACAATATTTTTGGCTATGCTGCTCACAGTTTTTTCTTCTGTAATTTCTGTTGCTATACCATATTTTGTGGGAAAAACCTTTAATACATTTAAAATTGCCACCAGGGTAGTGGATACAAAAGCCCTAATGAGGCTTTTGCTAATAATTGCAGTTTTGTATGCAGTGAACTGGCTTATTTCATGCATAAATGGAGTTGTTATGCTTAAGGTTTCACAAAAGCTAGTATTTGTTTTGCGTACCGAATTTTTTGAGAAGATGCAAGTACTTCCATTGGAATTTTATGATACACGTTCGCATGGTGATACAATGAGTAGAATTACAAATGATGTGGATAATATCAGTTCTACTATTGCACAGACTACAACACAATTAATATCGAGTGTTTTAACTTTAGCTGGTTCTTTTGCTGTAATGATAATGCTGAATGTGCCGCTAACTTTAGTTGTTTTACTATGTATACCGCTTGTAACTATTTTAACTCGTACAATTGCATCTAGAAGCCGTGTTTATTTCTTAGAACAACAGAGAAGCCTTGGTTCATTAAATGGTGTAATTGAGGAAAATATATTAGGACTTAAAATGGTTAAAGCTTTTGGAAAGCAGCAGGATGTGTTAAAGCAGTTTAAAGCTATCAATGAAAAGCTAAACGAAAGCAGTACTAAGGCACAAATATGGTCTGGATATATGATGCCTCTTATGAATGTTATTAATAATTTAACTTTTACAATTGTTGCTTTTGTAGGTGGTATACTATCTGTTGGTTATGGACTAGCAATTGGTACAGTAGTAAGTTTTTTAAGTTATTCTAAGCAATTTGCACAGCCGCTTAACTCTGTTGCAGGAATGTTTAATACAATTCAGTCAGCACTTGCAGGAGCGGAACGAGTTTTTGAAATATTAGACAGCAAGGAGGAGCCTGCTGATTCTGAAAATGCTATTTATATGGAGCATCCAAATGGAGATGTTTCTTTTGAAAATGTATGCTTCTCATACAATAAAGCCACACCAATATTGAAGGATGTAAGCTTTAATGTTAAGGCAGGAGAGGTAGTAGCTTTAGTAGGTGAAACTGGCGCAGGAAAAACCACTATTGTTAATCTACTCACTCGTTTTTATGATGCTGACAGTGGAAGAATATTAATTGATAATGAGCCAATTACGAATATAAAACGCAATAGCCTTAGAAAATGTTTTTCTGTTGTACTGCAGGACACTTGCCTTTTTACTGGTACAATAATGGATAATATTCGCTACTCACAAAATGATGCGACAGATGAGCAGGTAATAAAAGCTGCTAAAATAGCTCATGCTCACGATTTTATTGATAAGCTGCCAAAAGGATATTATACAATGGTATCTGGCGCAGCAGATAATCTAAGTCAGGGACAACGTCAACTTATTGCAATTGCAAGAGCCGTGCTTTGTGATAGCCCTATCTTAATTTTAGATGAAGCAACCAGCAGCGTTGACACAAAAACAGAAAAAGATATTCAGCGAGCATTTTTAAGTTTAATGAAGAATCGCACTAGCTTTTTGATTGCTCATCGCTTGTCTACTATTAGGGATGCTGATCATATTATGGTAATCGGCAATGGACAGATATTAGAGATAGGAAATCATAAGACTCTTATGGAGAAAAAAGGGCACTATTATGAAATGGTTATTAGCCAAATGGGTAGATTACCGAGTGGTGCATAA
- a CDS encoding ABC transporter ATP-binding protein yields the protein MNVYGKYFKKYKLPFLVAVFCVALEAVCDLLGPTLMSNIINSGIDQGQLSKVYYWGGLMLLVTAIGACFAVIRNILASNVSQRMGADLRYDLFEKIVCFSEQSIDKIESGSLITRMTNDTSQVVQFVNGIMRIFMKAPITCIGSIILASILNFRLSLIIYGIVAIVAILIIISMKLSYPRYYKLQKAMDKVNLVVQEYLIGVRLVKAFGTYDKETDKFENANAELMQKGISSQIVITLVSPLMTLTVGIGTVIVILIGSRMFSLNQAKPGDISAFTIYMAQILTSLIMITNIFNTFVRTKASTARIKEVLDCDEDFTDSGEIKELNGDIEFNSVVFAYPNGSGVPALKDLSFSIKSGESLAIIGPTGSGKSTIAWLLLRFYDVNSGRILVNGYDIKELSIDSVRHNIAIVPQKPMLFSGTIEENIRWGNNKATDEMIHLSAHKAQADFIENMSKGYESLLGSAAVNVSGGQKQRISIARGIIKNASILILDDATSALDAVTEAKVRESLNSKAKGQTLITITQRCGTAMFADKILVMDNGVKVGYGTHDQLMRDCEIYRDIYKTQIESSKEA from the coding sequence ATGAATGTATATGGTAAATATTTTAAAAAATATAAACTTCCATTTTTAGTAGCCGTTTTTTGCGTGGCACTTGAGGCGGTTTGTGATTTGCTTGGACCTACACTTATGTCAAATATTATAAATTCAGGCATTGACCAGGGACAGCTTTCCAAGGTGTATTATTGGGGAGGTCTAATGCTTCTAGTTACAGCTATTGGTGCATGCTTTGCAGTTATTAGAAATATTTTAGCTAGTAATGTATCGCAGCGTATGGGAGCAGATTTAAGATATGATTTATTTGAAAAAATTGTGTGCTTCTCAGAACAAAGCATAGATAAAATTGAAAGTGGGTCTCTTATTACCAGAATGACAAATGACACCTCACAAGTTGTACAATTTGTGAACGGAATTATGAGAATTTTTATGAAAGCACCTATTACTTGCATCGGAAGTATAATACTGGCAAGTATTCTTAATTTTAGACTTAGTCTTATTATATATGGTATAGTTGCAATAGTTGCCATACTTATTATTATAAGCATGAAACTTAGCTATCCACGATATTATAAATTACAAAAGGCTATGGATAAGGTAAATTTAGTTGTGCAAGAGTATTTAATCGGAGTGCGTTTGGTTAAAGCCTTTGGTACTTATGATAAGGAAACTGACAAATTTGAAAATGCAAATGCAGAACTAATGCAAAAGGGTATTTCTTCACAAATAGTTATTACCTTAGTATCTCCACTGATGACACTTACTGTTGGAATAGGTACAGTAATAGTAATTCTAATTGGAAGCAGGATGTTTTCCTTGAACCAGGCAAAACCAGGTGACATATCAGCATTTACAATTTATATGGCGCAAATTCTAACATCTTTAATTATGATAACTAATATATTTAATACCTTTGTAAGGACAAAGGCTTCTACAGCTCGAATTAAGGAAGTACTTGATTGTGATGAAGATTTTACTGACAGTGGTGAAATAAAAGAATTAAATGGTGATATTGAATTTAATAGTGTTGTATTTGCATATCCTAATGGAAGCGGTGTACCAGCTTTAAAGGATTTATCCTTTTCTATTAAAAGCGGAGAAAGTTTGGCTATAATAGGACCAACAGGGAGTGGAAAATCTACTATTGCGTGGCTGTTACTACGTTTTTATGATGTGAATAGTGGGAGAATACTTGTTAATGGTTATGATATTAAAGAATTGAGTATTGATTCAGTGCGTCATAATATTGCTATTGTTCCGCAAAAACCTATGCTTTTTTCAGGCACTATCGAGGAAAATATCCGTTGGGGAAATAATAAGGCCACTGATGAAATGATTCACCTTTCTGCACATAAAGCACAAGCTGATTTTATAGAGAATATGAGCAAAGGGTATGAAAGTCTTTTAGGTAGTGCTGCAGTCAATGTTTCTGGTGGACAAAAGCAGCGTATTTCTATAGCACGGGGAATAATTAAAAATGCTTCAATACTTATATTAGATGATGCAACTAGTGCTTTAGATGCGGTTACTGAGGCTAAAGTGAGAGAAAGCCTAAATTCTAAAGCAAAAGGTCAAACCTTAATTACTATTACACAGCGCTGTGGCACGGCCATGTTTGCGGATAAAATTTTAGTTATGGATAATGGTGTAAAGGTTGGCTATGGTACACACGATCAGCTTATGAGGGATTGTGAAATATACAGAGATATTTACAAGACACAAATAGAAAGCAGTAAGGAGGCGTAA